The Gilliamella apicola genome window below encodes:
- a CDS encoding PTS system mannose/fructose/sorbose family transporter subunit IID, with amino-acid sequence MKMKNSKLLTRNDLMRTFWRSFTAEWSWNYERQMNLGYSFAIRPALEKIYSQKPEQLTNAYQRHLEFYNVTPWLVTFPLGISIAMEEQNALNDDFDESSINDVKVALMGPLSGLGDSFFWGTLRVIATGIGTSLAMQGNILGPLLFLLIFNVPAILARYYGLFVGYNIGASFIEKVQKTGLMDKLSYGASILGLSVVGAMVATMVTLNMPLTIGSGDDATSLQDIFNGIVPQILPLLFTLFIFLLDKKGFKAPLILLLIACIGIFGAWSGLLG; translated from the coding sequence TTAACTAGAAACGATTTAATGCGAACCTTTTGGCGTTCTTTTACTGCAGAATGGTCGTGGAATTATGAACGACAAATGAATCTAGGTTATTCTTTTGCGATCCGCCCTGCTTTAGAAAAAATTTATAGTCAAAAACCAGAACAATTAACTAATGCTTATCAAAGACATTTAGAGTTTTATAACGTTACACCTTGGTTAGTTACTTTCCCGTTAGGTATTTCCATTGCTATGGAAGAACAAAATGCCTTGAATGATGATTTTGATGAAAGTTCAATTAATGATGTCAAAGTTGCATTAATGGGACCATTAAGTGGTTTGGGTGATTCATTTTTCTGGGGTACTTTACGAGTTATTGCCACAGGTATTGGTACTTCATTAGCAATGCAAGGCAATATTTTAGGACCTCTGCTATTTCTATTAATTTTCAATGTGCCAGCTATTTTAGCTCGTTATTATGGTCTATTCGTTGGTTATAACATTGGTGCATCTTTTATTGAAAAAGTTCAAAAGACGGGTTTGATGGATAAATTATCTTATGGCGCTTCTATCTTGGGGTTATCGGTTGTTGGGGCTATGGTGGCGACGATGGTGACACTAAATATGCCATTAACAATAGGATCTGGTGACGATGCAACATCATTACAGGATATTTTTAATGGTATTGTGCCACAAATATTACCTTTGTTATTTACCTTATTCATCTTTTTATTAGATAAAAAAGGCTTTAAAGCACCTTTGATTTTATTACTTATAGCTTGTATCGGTATTTTTGGCGCTTGGAGTGGATTATTAGGATAA
- a CDS encoding SIS domain-containing protein, translating into MKSIADYVALEPEYYQNILDNYQTLFTQHIDLSKIKQLNSIVIFATGSSSNAAYGARSLMSKILKVPVYIEDPSIAANYLHFSDPNTLYFAISQGGESYSTIHLVEEFIKSNQTIYTLTSNPNSPLYKVSNHVLSMGIPIEEMPYVSAGYSVTILDLILISLVIAQKNGNLNEQQFNSYLDQLQKVTHLLPKVIEQSQMWVNQYQNQFYHAKRVIFIGYGATYGVAREGETKFTETVRNTAFGKELEEYMHGPYLGLHEDDHIVFLEPHGQLAQRANLLKVFLDKYVKNVSTIYANNSNNLKEEDLCLNVDIDELYASLFMTVPVHLLSYQVSRLKGHNLEKSTYPEFDEITSSKIKRI; encoded by the coding sequence ATGAAAAGTATCGCTGATTATGTTGCATTAGAGCCTGAATATTATCAGAACATCTTGGATAATTATCAAACACTGTTCACCCAACATATTGACTTAAGCAAAATTAAACAACTTAACTCAATTGTCATATTTGCAACGGGTTCAAGTTCTAATGCAGCTTATGGTGCAAGATCTTTAATGAGTAAAATATTAAAGGTACCTGTTTATATCGAAGATCCGTCAATCGCTGCTAATTATTTACATTTCAGTGATCCTAATACTTTGTATTTTGCTATTTCACAAGGTGGAGAAAGTTATTCAACCATCCATTTAGTTGAAGAATTTATAAAAAGCAACCAAACCATCTATACGCTTACCAGCAATCCCAATAGCCCACTGTATAAAGTTAGTAATCACGTGTTATCTATGGGAATTCCAATTGAGGAAATGCCTTATGTCAGTGCAGGTTATAGCGTAACCATTCTTGATTTGATATTGATTTCCTTAGTTATTGCTCAAAAAAATGGTAATTTAAATGAGCAACAATTTAACAGCTATCTGGATCAACTTCAGAAAGTTACTCATTTACTTCCTAAAGTAATTGAACAATCCCAAATGTGGGTCAATCAATACCAAAATCAGTTTTATCACGCTAAAAGAGTAATATTTATTGGTTATGGTGCAACCTACGGAGTTGCCAGAGAAGGCGAAACAAAATTTACAGAAACCGTACGCAATACCGCTTTTGGTAAAGAACTCGAAGAATATATGCATGGTCCATATTTAGGATTACATGAGGATGATCATATTGTGTTTCTTGAACCCCACGGTCAGTTAGCTCAACGAGCAAACTTACTGAAAGTCTTTTTAGACAAATATGTTAAAAATGTCTCAACTATTTACGCCAATAATAGTAACAATCTTAAAGAAGAAGACTTGTGCCTTAATGTTGATATAGACGAACTATATGCATCATTGTTTATGACTGTACCCGTTCATCTATTAAGTTACCAAGTTTCAAGATTAAAAGGTCATAATCTTGAAAAATCAACCTATCCAGAATTTGATGAAATAACTAGCTCGAAAATTAAGAGGATTTAA